One stretch of Schlesneria sp. DSM 10557 DNA includes these proteins:
- a CDS encoding N,N-dimethylformamidase beta subunit family domain-containing protein: MDRRDWIKHVAAGSVAAMASNLTSGNGADAIAASPVPRGELIGKENEQPGSTDWQLTRVRLDKNLGFRSPFIEGYCSRQSVKANETIDIMVSCDPVRPFKIEIFRTGYYGGKGARLMQTLGPFPGKKQPMPAPGEKNLHECRWEPTTTLTIPADWTSGVYLGRLSLVEESPDAGYWQSYVVFIVTDDRPADILVQCSDNTWQAYNQWPDNYSVYTHPKGNQGPWADVSFDRPYAKYAQIYENPQSIGSGEWLCFEFPMSYWLEKEGYDVTYCSNSDMLTPDRALKCKAFLSVGHDEYWDIRQYESVVKLRDSGVNLLFFSGNSVCWVTPLRQGFDGRPNRIMFRGGPYGGDYKYAELREKQHGPFPHRGPDEGYLIGSRNVEPVNGGGDWICTKPDHWIFEGTGMKEGDRIPGLIGWEYHGEPPEDIPGLEIVGKGTALVGGTQPQHWTATIYPGPKNNFVFNASTIFWCQDLSSPPGHMLPWSHWSRPHGPDERVQRITHNLLRRAIK; this comes from the coding sequence ATGGACCGCAGAGATTGGATCAAGCACGTTGCAGCCGGATCCGTTGCAGCGATGGCATCGAATTTGACTTCCGGGAATGGCGCTGATGCGATTGCCGCATCGCCTGTTCCTCGGGGAGAACTGATCGGGAAAGAGAATGAACAGCCGGGATCGACAGACTGGCAGTTGACCCGAGTTCGCCTCGACAAGAACCTCGGATTTCGCAGCCCATTCATCGAAGGCTACTGTTCTCGTCAAAGCGTCAAGGCGAACGAGACCATCGACATCATGGTGTCATGTGATCCGGTTCGACCCTTCAAAATTGAAATCTTCCGGACGGGGTACTACGGGGGAAAAGGGGCACGGCTGATGCAGACGCTGGGCCCGTTCCCCGGTAAGAAGCAACCGATGCCTGCCCCGGGTGAAAAGAATCTTCATGAATGCCGCTGGGAACCGACAACCACGCTGACGATTCCCGCCGACTGGACCAGCGGCGTCTACCTCGGACGGCTGAGCCTTGTTGAGGAAAGTCCGGATGCGGGGTACTGGCAAAGTTATGTCGTCTTCATTGTGACCGACGACCGCCCTGCTGACATCCTGGTCCAGTGTTCGGACAATACCTGGCAGGCCTACAACCAGTGGCCAGACAACTATTCTGTCTATACGCATCCAAAAGGGAATCAGGGGCCGTGGGCCGACGTCAGCTTTGACCGGCCTTATGCCAAGTATGCACAGATCTACGAAAATCCGCAGTCGATTGGTTCCGGTGAGTGGCTTTGCTTTGAATTCCCCATGTCGTACTGGCTCGAGAAAGAAGGATACGACGTCACCTATTGTTCAAACAGTGACATGCTGACTCCGGATCGGGCTCTAAAATGCAAGGCCTTCTTGAGTGTTGGACACGATGAGTACTGGGACATTCGCCAGTATGAAAGCGTTGTCAAGTTGCGTGATTCCGGTGTGAACCTGCTGTTCTTTTCAGGGAATTCCGTCTGCTGGGTGACTCCGCTGCGGCAAGGCTTTGACGGTCGTCCTAATCGCATCATGTTTCGTGGTGGCCCTTATGGGGGTGACTATAAATATGCGGAACTGCGTGAAAAACAGCATGGACCGTTCCCTCATCGCGGTCCCGATGAGGGCTATCTGATCGGATCCCGTAACGTCGAACCGGTCAACGGTGGCGGCGACTGGATCTGCACCAAACCGGATCATTGGATCTTCGAAGGAACAGGCATGAAAGAAGGGGACCGTATCCCCGGGCTGATCGGCTGGGAGTATCACGGTGAACCGCCAGAAGACATCCCCGGTCTCGAAATTGTCGGCAAGGGGACGGCACTCGTGGGAGGAACCCAGCCTCAGCACTGGACCGCCACGATCTATCCGGGCCCGAAAAATAACTTTGTCTTCAATGCGTCGACGATCTTCTGGTGCCAGGACTTATCAAGTCCTCCAGGGCACATGCTCCCGTGGTCCCACTGGAGTCGTCCGCACGGACCGGATGAACGCGTCCAGCGAATTACGCACAACCTGTTGCGTCGTGCGATCAAGTAG